One window of Heptranchias perlo isolate sHepPer1 chromosome 15, sHepPer1.hap1, whole genome shotgun sequence genomic DNA carries:
- the LOC137332837 gene encoding interferon-inducible GTPase 5-like has product MGGASFRDQMAQSSNSTFFSQEELNKLKSDYETGGLGKVTPLIQRKIKELGNTELNIAVTGETGTGKSTFINTMRGLQSDDEGAAETGVTETTMEPTRYPHPNLPNVYFWDLPGIGTTKFPANKYLKEMKFKRYDFFIIISGCRFRENDTKLAKEIKRLGKNFYFVRPKIDNDLNSLNKQRRKVNEEEGLEKIRNDCVRKLQEAGIPSPSVFLISNFEPNLYECKQLNEALEDDLQNIKKSVFILARPNLNLEIVEKKRQELKKRVWMLATLSGAVGAVPVPGVSLACDIGILVGGIIDFRKYLGLDDASLQRLANMAGKPVGVLKAEVKTPLVGEITPD; this is encoded by the coding sequence AGATCAGATGGCTCAGTCTTCGAACTCTACATTCTTCAGTCAGGAAGAGCTCAACAAACTGAAGTCTGATTATGAAACGGGTGGGCTGGGAAAGGTTACACCTCTGATACAGAGGAAGATAAAGGAGCTGGGCAATACAGAGCTTAACATTGCAGTGACAGGAGAAACAGGCACAGGGAAATCCACCTTCATCAATACTATGAGAGGACTTCAGAGCGATGATGAGGGAGCAGCTGAAACCGGGGTCACAGAAACTACAATGGAGCCAActcgatacccacatcccaaccTGCCTAATGTTTACTTCTGGGACCTGCCAGGAATTGGAACCACAAAATTCCCAGCCAATAAATACCTGAAGGAAATGAAATTTAAAAGATACGATTTCTTCATCATTATCTCAGGCTGTCGATTCAGAGAAAATGATACAAAACTCGCCAAAGAGATTAAACGGCTGGGGAAGAATTTCTACTTTGTTCGACCTAAAATTGACAATGATCTCAACTCACTGAACAAGCAACGGAGGAAAGTTAATGAAGAAGAAGGACTGGAAAAGATCAGGAATGACTGTGTCAGGAAGTTGCAAGAGGCAGGGATTCCATCACCCTCTGTTTTCCTGATATCGAACTTTGAACCGAATCTGTATGAATGTAAACAGTTAAATGAAGCTCTTGAAGATGATCTTCAGAATATAAAGAAAAGTGTGTTCATCCTGGCCCGTCCAAACCTAAATTTGGAGATTGTAGAGAAGAAAAGACAAGAGCTGAAGAAACGAGTCTGGATGTTGGCAACACTTTCAGGAGCAGTGGGAGCAGTGCCAGTTCCTGGCGTGTCCCTTGCTTGTGACATTGGGATTCTGGTTGGAGGAATAATAGATTTCCGCAAATATCTGGGTCTGGATGATGCCTCTCTTCAAAGACTGGCCAACATGGCAGGGAAACCTGTGGGAGTTCTGAAAGCAGAAGTGAAAACTCCCCTGGTGGGTGAAATAACTCCAGATTGA